One stretch of Janibacter limosus DNA includes these proteins:
- a CDS encoding long-chain-fatty-acid--CoA ligase: MTNLATNLVTTAQEHPDAVAIKLDDAQLTYAQLHGLAAKAAGALRAAGLQEGDRVSLILPNVPAFPILFYGTLLAGGIVVPMNPLLKGQEIEYFYTDSGAKFSFVWGDFAAEAHLGAEGTSTKVITSGPVGPSEEDLPSGEAIAVPVERAGDDTAVILYTSGTTGRPKGAELTHDNLDLNAMRSAEDIIKISTGDVIMGCLPLFHVFGLTCGLNAAVRQGATLTLVPRFEPGKALEVIARDKVTIFEGVPTMYGAMLHHPSVAETDTSSLRTCVSGGSSLPGETLREFEETFKVSLLEGYGLSETSPVASFNMLDRPTKPGTIGRAIPGCEMKLLDAEGKEVGPGEGVGEIAIRGDNIMKGYWGNPEATAEAIPDGWFRSGDIASVDEDGYYTIVDRKKDLIIRGGMNVYPREVEEVLYSHPDVLECAVVGVPHPELGEDIGAAVSLREGAAADTEEIKQYVKDRVAAYKYPRTVWVLDELPKGPTGKILKREIHAPA; this comes from the coding sequence ATGACCAACCTGGCGACCAATCTGGTCACCACCGCCCAGGAACACCCTGACGCGGTCGCGATCAAGCTCGATGACGCGCAGCTGACCTATGCGCAGCTGCACGGTCTCGCGGCCAAGGCCGCCGGCGCGCTGCGTGCCGCAGGTCTGCAGGAGGGCGACCGGGTCTCCCTGATCCTGCCCAATGTCCCCGCCTTCCCCATCCTCTTCTACGGGACGCTGCTCGCCGGCGGCATCGTCGTGCCGATGAACCCGCTGCTCAAGGGCCAGGAGATCGAGTACTTCTACACCGACTCCGGGGCGAAGTTCTCCTTCGTGTGGGGTGACTTCGCCGCCGAGGCGCACCTCGGGGCCGAGGGCACCTCGACCAAGGTCATCACGTCGGGCCCGGTCGGCCCGAGCGAGGAGGACCTGCCGTCGGGCGAGGCGATCGCCGTGCCCGTCGAGCGCGCGGGTGACGACACCGCGGTGATCCTCTACACCTCCGGCACGACCGGTCGGCCCAAGGGCGCCGAGCTCACCCACGACAACCTCGACCTCAACGCGATGCGGTCGGCCGAGGACATCATCAAGATCTCGACCGGCGACGTCATCATGGGTTGCCTGCCGCTCTTCCACGTCTTCGGTCTGACCTGCGGGCTCAACGCGGCCGTGCGCCAGGGCGCGACCCTGACGCTCGTCCCGCGCTTCGAGCCGGGCAAGGCCCTGGAGGTCATCGCGCGCGACAAGGTGACGATCTTCGAGGGGGTGCCGACGATGTACGGCGCCATGCTGCACCACCCCAGCGTCGCCGAGACCGACACCTCGTCGCTGCGCACCTGTGTCTCGGGCGGCTCCTCGCTCCCCGGCGAGACGCTGCGCGAGTTCGAGGAGACCTTCAAGGTCAGCCTGCTCGAGGGCTACGGCCTGTCCGAGACCTCGCCGGTCGCGTCCTTCAACATGCTCGACCGGCCGACCAAGCCGGGCACCATCGGCCGCGCCATCCCCGGCTGCGAGATGAAGCTGCTCGACGCCGAGGGCAAGGAGGTCGGCCCCGGTGAGGGTGTCGGCGAGATCGCGATCCGCGGCGACAACATCATGAAGGGCTACTGGGGCAACCCCGAGGCGACCGCCGAGGCGATCCCCGACGGTTGGTTCCGCAGCGGCGACATCGCGAGCGTCGACGAGGACGGCTACTACACGATCGTCGACCGCAAGAAGGACCTCATCATCCGCGGCGGCATGAACGTCTACCCCCGCGAGGTCGAAGAGGTGCTCTACTCCCACCCCGACGTCCTCGAGTGCGCCGTCGTGGGTGTCCCGCACCCGGAGCTCGGCGAGGACATCGGCGCCGCGGTGTCCCTGCGCGAGGGCGCTGCGGCTGACACCGAGGAGATCAAGCAGTACGTCAAGGACCGGGTCGCGGCCTACAAGTACCCGCGCACGGTGTGGGTCCTCGACGAGCTACCCAAGGGCCCGACGGGCAAGATCCTCAAGCGGGAGATCCACGCCCCCGCCTGA
- a CDS encoding cysteine desulfurase family protein encodes MTTYLDHAATTPMTPAAREAMVEQLAITGNASSLHGPGRDARRVVEESRERIAAALGARPSEIVFTSGGTESDNLAITGSLRAARTADPRRSRVVVSGVEHHAVLDVVDHAVEHEGAQATFVPPGECGTVHPDAVRTAIEEDASTVGLVSVMWANNEVGTVQDVASMAQIAHEHGLAFHTDAVQAAGHLPVDFAASGVDLMSVSAHKLGGPIGIGALVAKRDARLVALSHGGGQERGIRSGTLDTPAIRAFAVALTEAVEHREAEAARLGALRDRFLAGTQALDLGIRVTGCWEAGDITTRLPGNAHITIPGCEGDSMLYLLDAADVAVSTGSACQAGIPQPSHVVLAMGRSEEEARGSLRVSFGWTSTQDDVDAVLAALPEAVTRARRASGAA; translated from the coding sequence ATGACCACCTACCTCGACCACGCGGCGACCACGCCCATGACCCCGGCCGCCCGGGAGGCGATGGTCGAGCAGCTGGCGATCACCGGCAACGCCTCGAGCCTGCACGGTCCCGGCCGCGACGCCCGCCGGGTCGTCGAGGAGTCGCGTGAGCGCATCGCCGCCGCGCTGGGTGCGCGACCGAGCGAGATCGTCTTCACCTCCGGCGGGACCGAGTCCGACAACCTCGCCATCACCGGCAGCCTGCGCGCCGCGCGGACGGCCGACCCGCGACGCTCCCGCGTCGTCGTCAGCGGCGTCGAGCACCACGCCGTCCTCGACGTCGTCGACCACGCGGTCGAGCACGAGGGCGCGCAGGCGACCTTCGTCCCACCGGGGGAGTGCGGCACCGTCCACCCCGACGCGGTGCGCACGGCGATCGAGGAGGACGCGTCCACCGTCGGCCTCGTCTCGGTCATGTGGGCCAACAACGAGGTCGGGACCGTCCAGGACGTCGCCTCGATGGCGCAGATCGCCCACGAGCACGGGCTCGCCTTCCACACCGACGCGGTCCAGGCGGCCGGTCACCTGCCCGTGGACTTCGCCGCGAGCGGTGTCGACCTGATGAGCGTCAGCGCGCACAAGCTCGGCGGACCGATCGGCATCGGTGCGCTGGTGGCCAAGCGCGACGCGCGGCTCGTCGCCCTGAGCCACGGCGGCGGGCAGGAGCGCGGCATCCGCTCCGGCACCCTCGACACCCCGGCGATCCGCGCCTTCGCCGTCGCGCTCACCGAGGCCGTCGAGCACCGCGAGGCCGAGGCCGCGCGCCTCGGGGCGCTGCGCGACCGATTCCTCGCCGGCACCCAGGCCCTCGACCTGGGCATCCGCGTGACCGGCTGCTGGGAGGCCGGCGACATCACGACCCGCCTCCCGGGCAACGCCCACATCACCATCCCGGGCTGCGAGGGCGACTCGATGCTCTACCTGCTCGACGCTGCCGACGTCGCCGTCTCCACCGGCTCCGCGTGCCAGGCAGGGATCCCTCAGCCCTCCCACGTCGTCCTCGCGATGGGCCGGTCCGAGGAGGAGGCGAGGGGCTCCCTTCGCGTGTCCTTCGGCTGGACCTCCACGCAGGACGACGTCGACGCCGTGCTCGCCGCCCTCCCCGAGGCCGTCACCCGAGCCCGGCGGGCCAGCGGGGCCGCCTGA
- a CDS encoding DUF664 domain-containing protein — translation MTTGIDRATLQWYVDSALAKLLARADELDEAGGAELLCRRPDVEGANSVYALVVHCCGVMERWGGETIAGRSISRDRAAEFTATGTLEQLEAIVAAQRQRWVEDLADFEAGAAPRGPDGWEDGDPQPITQGFVVLHVIEELFQHLGHVDLSVDLVRGR, via the coding sequence ATGACGACAGGCATCGATCGCGCCACCCTGCAGTGGTACGTCGACTCCGCGCTGGCCAAGCTGCTCGCGCGGGCGGACGAGCTGGACGAGGCCGGGGGAGCCGAGCTGCTCTGCCGTCGGCCCGACGTCGAGGGCGCCAACAGCGTCTATGCCCTGGTGGTCCACTGCTGCGGGGTGATGGAGCGGTGGGGCGGTGAGACGATCGCCGGTCGGTCGATCTCGCGGGACCGGGCGGCGGAGTTCACCGCGACGGGCACCCTCGAGCAGCTCGAGGCCATCGTCGCCGCCCAGCGACAGCGCTGGGTGGAGGACCTCGCCGACTTCGAGGCGGGCGCCGCTCCGCGCGGACCGGACGGCTGGGAGGACGGGGACCCGCAGCCGATCACGCAGGGCTTTGTCGTGCTGCACGTCATCGAGGAGCTCTTCCAGCACCTCGGACATGTCGACCTGAGCGTCGATCTGGTGCGTGGGCGGTGA
- a CDS encoding ABC transporter permease, whose translation MSHAAPAVSATAPTPTADSPRKLVAIVLGLVTVLTLMLLAFAAPALGSGPSGLPLAVSGPPQATSQVVAALDEQAPGTFDVTMHATADEAKQAILDREAIGGIAVGPRGVTIQTAAGAGAAYTQLLTGIGSGLEESGQQVTHEELAPTTKDDPSTIGVATLGMPLVFGGMATAAILLLVFKGSFGSRLLGAGSIAVLGGLVAAAVLQLGFGAFDASYWQVALAIAFGIFAISSTVLGLGTLLGTPGIGLGAVTMLFVANPLSGLANGPQWLPSPWGEVGQYLPIGAAGSLIRSVAFFGGGGGTHPALVLGAWVLAGVALGLIGVARSPRTAGDA comes from the coding sequence ATGTCCCACGCCGCACCCGCCGTCTCCGCGACGGCCCCGACGCCCACCGCGGACTCCCCGCGCAAGCTCGTCGCGATCGTCCTCGGCCTCGTCACCGTCCTCACGCTGATGCTGCTCGCCTTCGCCGCGCCAGCCCTGGGCTCGGGCCCCTCGGGCCTGCCGCTCGCGGTCAGCGGACCCCCGCAGGCGACTTCGCAGGTCGTGGCAGCGCTCGACGAGCAGGCTCCCGGGACCTTCGACGTCACGATGCATGCCACGGCCGACGAGGCCAAGCAGGCCATCCTCGACCGTGAGGCCATCGGGGGCATCGCCGTCGGGCCGCGGGGCGTGACGATCCAGACCGCAGCAGGCGCGGGCGCCGCCTACACGCAGCTGCTGACGGGCATCGGCTCCGGTCTGGAGGAGTCGGGCCAGCAGGTGACCCACGAGGAGCTCGCCCCGACGACCAAGGACGACCCCTCGACGATCGGCGTCGCCACCCTCGGCATGCCACTCGTCTTCGGCGGCATGGCCACGGCCGCGATCCTGCTCCTCGTCTTCAAGGGCTCCTTCGGCTCCCGGCTCCTCGGCGCAGGCTCGATCGCCGTCCTCGGGGGCCTCGTCGCAGCGGCGGTGCTGCAGCTCGGCTTCGGAGCCTTCGACGCCTCGTACTGGCAGGTCGCGCTCGCCATCGCCTTCGGGATCTTCGCCATCTCGAGCACCGTCCTCGGGCTCGGCACGCTCCTCGGCACTCCCGGGATCGGTCTCGGTGCCGTGACCATGCTCTTCGTCGCCAACCCGCTGTCGGGACTGGCCAACGGGCCGCAGTGGCTCCCTTCGCCCTGGGGTGAGGTCGGCCAGTACCTGCCCATCGGGGCCGCGGGCTCACTCATCCGCTCGGTCGCCTTCTTCGGCGGGGGTGGTGGCACCCACCCGGCGCTCGTCCTGGGGGCCTGGGTCCTGGCCGGGGTCGCTCTCGGTCTGATCGGCGTGGCGCGCTCCCCACGAACCGCTGGCGACGCCTGA
- a CDS encoding DEAD/DEAH box helicase — MSDDSVTTPEPDQQSFADLGLDERVVRALKDIGYETPSPIQAATIPALLEGRHVVGLAQTGTGKTAAFALPILSRLDVKQKLPQALILAPTRELALQVCEAIEKYATRMPNVKVLPVYGGQGYGVQLSALRRGVHIVVGTPGRIMDHLDKGTLDLSQLRFLVLDEADEMLKMGFAEDVETILADTPDDKNVALFSATMPSQIRRISKKYLTDALEITVERKTATAPNITQRYLFVSYPQKVDALTRILEVENFEGMIVFVRTKNETETLAEKLRARGFSAAAINGDVAQAQRERTVSQLKSGKLDILVATDVAARGLDVERISHVVNYDIPTDTESYVHRIGRTGRAGRSGDAISFVTPRERHLLKSIEKATRTTLVEMPLPSPEDVNATRLGRFDDRITAALSSSDLADFRGVVAHYVAEHDVPEGDVAAALAILLQGDEPLLLGPDPVRPPRRERDDRAPRRDDRGGSQGRGDRGDRGPRGDRGSRGSSGPMATYRIAVGKRHKVEPRQIVGALANEGGLGRQDFGRIDIRGDHSLVELPATLPAGTSDRLSQTRISGQLIELSETSERADKKPYRKGPRT; from the coding sequence GTGAGCGACGACAGTGTGACCACCCCAGAGCCCGACCAGCAGTCCTTTGCCGACCTCGGCCTCGACGAGCGCGTCGTGCGCGCGCTCAAGGACATCGGCTACGAGACCCCGTCCCCGATCCAGGCGGCGACCATCCCCGCGCTGCTCGAGGGACGCCACGTCGTGGGCCTCGCCCAGACCGGTACGGGCAAGACCGCGGCCTTCGCACTGCCGATCCTCAGCCGACTCGACGTCAAGCAAAAGCTGCCGCAGGCCCTGATCCTCGCGCCCACCCGTGAGCTCGCGCTCCAGGTCTGCGAGGCGATCGAGAAGTACGCGACCCGGATGCCCAATGTCAAGGTCCTGCCGGTCTACGGCGGTCAGGGCTACGGCGTGCAGCTCAGTGCGCTGCGCCGCGGGGTGCACATCGTCGTCGGGACCCCCGGACGCATCATGGACCACCTCGACAAGGGGACGCTGGACCTGTCGCAGCTGCGCTTCCTCGTGCTCGACGAGGCCGACGAGATGCTCAAGATGGGCTTCGCCGAGGACGTCGAGACGATCCTCGCCGACACCCCCGACGACAAGAACGTCGCGCTCTTCTCCGCGACCATGCCCTCGCAGATCCGGCGCATCTCCAAGAAGTACCTGACGGACGCGCTCGAGATCACGGTCGAGCGCAAGACCGCGACGGCACCCAACATCACCCAGCGCTACCTCTTCGTCTCGTACCCGCAGAAGGTCGATGCGCTGACGCGGATCCTCGAGGTGGAGAACTTCGAGGGCATGATCGTCTTCGTCCGGACCAAGAACGAGACCGAGACCCTGGCGGAGAAGCTGCGGGCGCGCGGCTTCTCGGCGGCGGCCATCAACGGCGACGTGGCGCAGGCACAGCGCGAGCGCACCGTCTCCCAGCTGAAGTCCGGCAAGCTCGACATCCTCGTCGCCACCGATGTCGCCGCCCGCGGGCTCGACGTCGAGCGGATCAGCCACGTCGTCAACTACGACATCCCGACCGACACCGAGTCCTACGTGCACCGCATCGGCCGCACCGGACGGGCCGGTCGCTCGGGTGACGCGATCTCCTTCGTCACCCCGCGCGAGCGTCACCTGCTCAAGTCGATCGAGAAGGCGACCCGCACCACCCTGGTCGAGATGCCGCTGCCGTCCCCCGAGGACGTCAACGCCACCCGGCTGGGTCGCTTCGACGACCGGATCACCGCCGCGTTGTCCTCCAGCGACCTCGCGGACTTCCGCGGTGTCGTCGCCCACTACGTGGCCGAGCACGACGTGCCCGAGGGCGATGTCGCGGCTGCCCTGGCGATCCTGCTGCAGGGTGACGAGCCCCTGCTGCTGGGTCCCGACCCGGTCCGTCCGCCGCGGCGCGAGCGGGACGACCGCGCGCCCCGTCGCGACGACCGTGGCGGCTCGCAGGGGCGGGGTGACCGGGGCGATCGTGGCCCGCGAGGCGACCGCGGATCGCGCGGCTCGTCGGGCCCGATGGCCACCTACCGGATCGCGGTGGGCAAGCGGCACAAGGTCGAGCCGCGCCAGATCGTCGGCGCGCTGGCCAACGAGGGTGGCCTGGGCCGCCAGGACTTCGGGCGCATCGACATCCGCGGTGACCACTCCCTCGTCGAGCTCCCCGCGACCCTGCCGGCCGGCACCAGCGACCGGCTCAGCCAGACGCGGATCTCCGGTCAGCTCATCGAGCTGAGCGAGACCAGCGAGCGCGCCGACAAGAAGCCGTACCGCAAGGGCCCGCGCACCTGA
- the mnmA gene encoding tRNA 2-thiouridine(34) synthase MnmA: MRVVAAMSGGVDSAVAASRMIEAGHEVVGVHLALAKNAKTLREGARGCCTIEDAGDARRVADRLGIPFYVWDMATPFARDVVEDFVAEYQAGRTPNPCLRCNEKIKFAALLDKALALGFDAVATGHYAQIVEGPHGRELHRAVDMAKDQSYVLGVLDEEQLARAFFPLGDTTKPQIREEAAERGFAVAKKPDSHDICFISDGDTRGWLTQRLGEQEGEIVDEGSGEVVGGHHGAYGFTVGQRRGLGLDRSDLDGQPRYVTRVEAETNRVFIGTADLLGADEIEADHVRWCGPAASGRHRLGAQIRAHGEEIPATAEVRGEGSDARLVVRLDSAVRGAAPGQSIVLYDGTRVVGSGTIARAGRAARAPSAPVGGKPADESPARLPPTRRTSA, encoded by the coding sequence ATGCGCGTCGTCGCTGCCATGAGCGGGGGCGTCGACTCCGCCGTCGCCGCCTCCCGGATGATCGAGGCCGGCCACGAGGTCGTCGGCGTGCACCTCGCCCTGGCCAAGAACGCCAAGACCCTGCGCGAGGGCGCACGCGGCTGCTGCACCATCGAGGACGCCGGTGACGCCCGACGCGTCGCCGACCGGCTCGGCATCCCCTTCTACGTGTGGGACATGGCCACCCCCTTCGCCCGGGACGTCGTCGAGGACTTCGTCGCCGAGTACCAGGCCGGCCGCACCCCCAACCCCTGCCTGCGCTGCAACGAGAAGATCAAGTTCGCCGCCCTGCTCGACAAGGCCCTCGCGCTCGGCTTCGACGCGGTCGCGACCGGCCACTACGCCCAGATCGTCGAGGGGCCGCACGGGCGGGAGCTGCACCGGGCCGTCGACATGGCCAAGGACCAGTCCTATGTCCTCGGGGTGCTCGACGAGGAGCAGCTGGCGCGCGCCTTCTTCCCCCTCGGTGACACGACCAAGCCGCAGATCCGCGAGGAGGCCGCCGAGCGCGGCTTCGCCGTGGCCAAGAAGCCCGACTCCCACGACATCTGCTTCATCTCCGACGGCGACACCCGCGGCTGGCTGACCCAGCGCCTCGGTGAGCAGGAGGGCGAGATCGTCGACGAGGGCTCCGGCGAGGTCGTCGGCGGGCACCACGGCGCCTACGGGTTCACCGTCGGTCAGCGGCGTGGGCTCGGGCTGGACCGCTCGGACCTCGACGGCCAGCCGCGCTACGTGACGAGGGTCGAGGCCGAGACCAACCGGGTCTTCATCGGCACCGCCGACCTGCTCGGGGCCGACGAGATCGAGGCCGACCACGTGCGCTGGTGCGGGCCCGCCGCGTCGGGTCGCCACCGGCTCGGCGCGCAGATCCGCGCGCACGGCGAGGAGATCCCCGCGACCGCCGAGGTCAGGGGCGAAGGGAGCGACGCCCGCCTGGTCGTCCGCCTCGACAGCGCCGTGCGCGGAGCCGCTCCCGGGCAGTCGATCGTCCTCTACGACGGCACCCGGGTCGTCGGGTCCGGCACCATCGCACGCGCCGGTCGCGCTGCGCGTGCTCCCTCCGCGCCGGTTGGAGGTAAACCCGCTGACGAATCACCGGCGCGTTTACCTCCAACCAGGAGGACTTCGGCGTGA
- the ligA gene encoding NAD-dependent DNA ligase LigA, which yields MSEIPDDARHAWTDLAEQATAAQFAYHVKDAPTISDAEYDRLIRGLQELEEAHPSLRTPESPTQTVGGAIFSTDFTAVDHLERMLSLDNAFDGDELLDWARRVEQEVSGFHYLCELKIDGLAINLLYEGGKLTRALTRGDGRTGEDVTMNVRTIAGIPTRLDDSEHPVPDLVEIRGEVFFRLEDFAELNAGLVEAGKPPFANPRNSAAGSLRQKDPRVTARRPLHMLVHGMGRREGFDVDSQSHAYELMAGWGLPTSPHYTVFDSMTKVRRFITEVEKQRHEYDHEIDGVVVKVDEIAVQRRLGTTSRAPRWAIAWKYPPEEVNTKLLDIQVNVGRTGRVTPFGVMEPVTVAGSTVSLATLHNGHEVKRKGVLIGDTIVLRKAGDVIPEILGPVVELRDGTEREFVMPTHCPSCGTELGQQKEGDKDIRCPNSRTCPSQLRERLSSLAGRGAFDIEALGWEGAVGLLDSGVLTDEGGLFGLTAQDIARVPLFTRAAKKTDPHEAVHDGRVLSANGAKLVDNLQQAKEQPLWRVLVALSIRHVGPTAARALAQHFGSIGAIRDADEEALADVEGVGPTIAASVREWFDGEGNDWHRGIVEQWAADGVRMEDERDESIAQTLEGVTVVVTGSLERYSRDSAKEAILERGGKASGSVSKKTHWVVVGDSAGTKEAKARELGRPILTEDEFTELLETGTVARFAEPEAEAEPEPEPERKDES from the coding sequence GTGAGCGAGATCCCCGACGACGCCCGACACGCATGGACCGACCTGGCCGAGCAGGCCACGGCGGCACAGTTCGCCTACCACGTCAAGGACGCACCGACGATCAGTGACGCCGAGTACGACCGGCTGATCCGCGGCCTGCAGGAGCTCGAGGAGGCGCACCCCTCCCTGCGCACCCCGGAGTCGCCGACGCAGACGGTCGGCGGGGCGATCTTCTCCACCGACTTCACCGCCGTCGACCACCTCGAGCGGATGCTCAGCCTCGACAATGCCTTCGACGGTGACGAGCTGCTCGACTGGGCGCGCCGCGTCGAGCAGGAGGTGAGCGGGTTCCACTACCTGTGCGAGCTCAAGATCGACGGCCTGGCCATCAACCTGCTGTACGAAGGGGGCAAGCTCACCCGCGCGCTCACCCGCGGCGACGGCCGCACCGGCGAGGACGTGACGATGAATGTCCGCACCATCGCGGGCATCCCCACCCGGCTCGACGACAGCGAGCACCCGGTGCCCGACCTGGTCGAGATCAGGGGCGAGGTCTTCTTCCGCCTCGAGGACTTCGCCGAGCTCAACGCCGGCCTCGTCGAGGCGGGCAAGCCTCCCTTCGCCAACCCGCGCAACTCTGCCGCAGGATCCTTGCGGCAGAAGGACCCTCGCGTCACCGCCCGCCGGCCGCTGCACATGCTCGTGCACGGCATGGGGCGGCGCGAGGGCTTCGACGTCGACAGCCAGAGCCACGCCTACGAGCTCATGGCCGGGTGGGGCCTGCCGACCTCGCCGCACTACACGGTCTTCGACTCGATGACCAAGGTGCGCCGTTTCATCACCGAGGTGGAGAAACAGCGCCACGAGTACGACCACGAGATCGACGGCGTGGTGGTCAAGGTCGACGAGATCGCCGTGCAGCGCCGCCTCGGCACGACCTCGCGGGCACCCCGCTGGGCCATCGCGTGGAAGTACCCACCCGAGGAGGTCAACACCAAGCTCCTCGACATCCAGGTCAACGTCGGCCGCACGGGGCGGGTCACCCCCTTCGGTGTCATGGAGCCGGTGACCGTCGCCGGGTCGACCGTCTCCCTCGCGACGCTGCACAACGGCCACGAGGTCAAGCGCAAGGGCGTGCTCATCGGCGACACGATCGTCCTGCGCAAGGCCGGCGACGTCATCCCCGAGATCCTCGGACCGGTCGTCGAGCTGCGTGACGGCACCGAGCGCGAGTTCGTCATGCCGACGCACTGCCCGTCGTGCGGCACCGAGCTCGGCCAGCAAAAGGAGGGTGACAAGGACATCCGCTGCCCCAACTCGCGCACCTGCCCGAGCCAGCTGCGCGAGCGACTCTCCTCGCTCGCCGGTCGTGGGGCCTTCGACATCGAGGCCCTCGGGTGGGAGGGGGCGGTCGGCCTGCTCGACTCCGGCGTGCTGACCGACGAGGGCGGGCTCTTCGGCCTGACCGCGCAGGACATCGCGCGGGTGCCCCTCTTCACCCGCGCGGCCAAGAAGACCGACCCGCACGAGGCCGTGCACGACGGCCGGGTGCTCTCGGCCAACGGCGCCAAGCTCGTCGACAACCTCCAGCAGGCCAAGGAGCAGCCGCTGTGGCGGGTGCTCGTCGCGCTGTCGATCCGGCACGTCGGGCCGACCGCCGCGCGTGCGCTGGCCCAGCACTTCGGCTCGATCGGCGCCATCCGTGACGCCGACGAGGAGGCGCTCGCCGACGTCGAGGGCGTCGGGCCGACCATCGCCGCCTCGGTGCGCGAGTGGTTCGACGGCGAGGGCAACGACTGGCACCGCGGCATCGTCGAGCAGTGGGCCGCCGACGGCGTGCGCATGGAGGACGAGCGTGACGAGTCGATCGCCCAGACGCTCGAGGGCGTCACCGTCGTGGTCACCGGCTCGCTCGAGCGCTACTCGCGTGACAGCGCCAAGGAGGCGATCCTCGAGCGGGGCGGCAAGGCCTCGGGCTCGGTGAGCAAGAAGACGCACTGGGTCGTCGTCGGTGACAGCGCCGGCACCAAGGAGGCCAAGGCCCGCGAGCTGGGCCGGCCGATCCTCACCGAGGACGAGTTCACCGAGCTGCTCGAGACCGGGACCGTGGCGCGCTTCGCCGAGCCCGAGGCCGAGGCCGAGCCCGAGCCTGAGCCGGAGCGGAAGGACGAGTCCTGA
- a CDS encoding methionine synthase, with the protein MTTSSGVGSWPGTRPREAVVAVRDLLGDGIPHLPELPARGVGADMVGRAAALLEGLHVETQPYGWRFADRPGTDEGRAAAFLREDLDELAEAYDGWTGPLKVQVTGPWTLGASIELTRGERAVADHGARRDLASSLAEGLRSHLDDVQRLVPGADLVVQVDEPGLPAVLEGRLPTQSGYGRLRAVDRAEVRDGLREVLDAAGERPTVVHCCAGDVPVELLRESGAGAISLDTSLLDEARWGQLAEAVEAGVVLWAGAVPTTGRDWRTARDLLVGPWQRIGLPMTALGDLVVTPTCGLAGTPPSSAVSVLRTTSDLASALTDLAAG; encoded by the coding sequence GTGACCACCTCCTCTGGCGTAGGGTCGTGGCCCGGCACGCGACCGCGAGAGGCCGTCGTCGCCGTGCGCGACCTGCTCGGTGACGGCATCCCGCACCTGCCCGAGCTGCCAGCACGGGGCGTCGGTGCCGACATGGTCGGCCGGGCTGCCGCCCTGCTCGAAGGCCTGCACGTGGAGACCCAGCCCTACGGGTGGCGCTTCGCCGATCGTCCCGGCACGGACGAAGGGAGGGCCGCCGCCTTCCTGCGCGAGGACCTGGACGAGCTCGCCGAGGCCTATGACGGATGGACCGGGCCGCTCAAGGTCCAGGTCACCGGACCGTGGACGCTCGGGGCGAGCATCGAGCTGACGCGAGGGGAGCGAGCCGTCGCCGACCACGGGGCGAGGCGTGACCTCGCGAGCTCGCTCGCCGAAGGGTTGCGCTCGCACCTCGACGACGTCCAGCGCCTCGTCCCCGGTGCCGACCTCGTCGTCCAGGTCGACGAGCCGGGTCTGCCCGCCGTGCTCGAGGGACGTCTGCCCACCCAGTCCGGCTACGGGCGGCTGCGGGCCGTCGACCGTGCCGAGGTCCGTGACGGGCTGCGCGAGGTGCTCGACGCTGCGGGGGAGCGGCCCACGGTCGTGCACTGCTGCGCCGGTGATGTCCCGGTGGAACTGCTGCGAGAGAGCGGCGCCGGCGCGATCTCGCTCGACACCTCACTGCTGGATGAGGCCCGCTGGGGGCAGCTGGCCGAGGCTGTCGAGGCCGGGGTCGTGCTCTGGGCCGGCGCCGTCCCGACGACGGGCCGTGACTGGCGGACCGCCCGTGACCTGCTCGTCGGTCCCTGGCAGCGGATCGGCCTGCCGATGACTGCGCTGGGTGACCTCGTGGTCACGCCGACCTGCGGACTGGCGGGGACACCCCCTTCGTCCGCGGTGTCGGTGCTGCGCACGACGAGCGACCTGGCCTCGGCTCTCACCGACCTGGCCGCCGGGTGA
- a CDS encoding type II toxin-antitoxin system PemK/MazF family toxin, whose protein sequence is MSRDPIEPGSVWFCDFEPVRGREQGKDRPALVVSSAFHLKLTGGALVSVLPLTTVERSGWLHRIPLTTGSGWVITEQVRILSAQRFRRPAPEIVVSDDELAEVQRVLAKMLHLRAGVTA, encoded by the coding sequence GTGAGCCGTGACCCCATCGAGCCCGGGTCGGTGTGGTTCTGCGACTTCGAGCCCGTGCGTGGTCGTGAGCAGGGCAAGGACCGCCCTGCCCTGGTGGTCTCGTCCGCCTTCCACCTGAAACTGACCGGCGGTGCGCTGGTCTCGGTGCTGCCGCTGACGACGGTGGAGCGTTCCGGGTGGCTGCACCGCATCCCGCTCACCACAGGTTCGGGCTGGGTGATCACCGAGCAGGTACGCATCCTCTCCGCCCAGCGCTTCCGCAGGCCCGCACCCGAGATCGTCGTGTCCGACGACGAGCTCGCAGAGGTGCAACGAGTCCTGGCGAAGATGCTGCACCTGCGAGCCGGGGTGACCGCGTGA